The Sphingobacterium lactis sequence ACTTCTACATGTCGGAGCAAAACCGCCACATGCCGAAAGCAGACGCGGAATTGTTCTTCGTCATCGATGAAAAGAACAACCAGGTTGAACTTACCGATAAAGGTATTGAGCTGATTACGGCTTCAGGCGAGGATCCAAGTTTCTTCATCCTTCCGGATGTCGGTACGGAGATCGCTGAGATCGAAAAAGCAGATATCGCATTGGAGGAGAAAGCAGCGAAGAAAGAAGAGCTGATGCGTGATTACTCGGTGAAAGCTGAGCGTATCCACTCGATCAACCAATTGTTGAAGGCATATACCCTATTCGAGCGTGACGATCAATATATCGTTGACGAGGGCAAGGTAAAGATCGTCGATGAGCAAACGGGCCGTATCATGGATGGCCGCCGTTACTCGGACGGTTTGCACCAAGCGATCGAAGCCAAGGAAAACGTGAAAGTAGAGGATGCTACGCAGACCTACGCGACGATTACCTTGCAGAACTACTTCCGGATGTACCACAAGCTATCGGGTATGACCGGTACGGCATCTACGGAAGCGGGCGAGCTTTGGGAGATCTATAAACTGGATGTGGTTGAGATCCCAACGAACAAAGGCATTCAACGTGATGACCGTCAAGATTTCATCTACCGTACAGCACGTGAGAAATACAATGCAGTGGCACAGGAAATCCAGACCTTGACAGAACAGGGCCGTCCGGTATTGGTCGGTACGACATCAGTTGAGATCTCGGAACTATTGAGCCGTATGCTGAAACTACGCGGTGTGAAGCACAACGTATTGAACGCGAAATTGCACCAGAAAGAAGCTGATATCGTTGCGGAAGCTGGTCGTCCGGGTCAGGTGACCATTGCGACGAACATGGCCGGTCGTGGTACGGATATTAAGCTGACCGAAGAGGTTATCAATGCTGGCGGTTTGGCGATCATCGGTACGGAGCGCCACGAGTCCCGTCGTGTTGACCGTCAGTTGAGAGGTCGTGCGGGACGTCAGGGTGACCCGGGTTCTTCGCAGTTCTTCGTATCCTTGGAAGATCCGTTGATGCGTCTTTTCGCATCGGAGCGTATCTCCAACCTGATGGTGAAGATGGGTGTGGAAGATGGTGAAGTGATGCAACACAGCATGTTGACCAAATCCATCGAGCGTGCACAGCGCAAAGTGGAGGAAAACAACTTCGGTATCCGTAAGCGTCTATTGGAATACGATGACGTGATGAACTCCCAGCGTACAGTTATCTATACAAAACGTAAGAATGCCCTATTCGGTGAACGTCTGGATGTTGATTTGAACAACACCATCTATGATGTGGTGGAAGATGTGGTGCTACAAGCCAAGGAAGATAATTCCTTCGATGAGTTCCAGATTGAAGTGATCCGTATTTTCGCTGTCAACCCAGCGATTACACAGGACGAATTTACATCGACCTCTGCAAATAACTTAGTGGAAAAATTATTTACACAGGTTATTGATCATTATCACCAAAAGGCAGAAAATATCGCTAACCAGACGTTACCAGTTCTTACGAACGTATTGGCAGAACGTGGTGGCATGATTGAAAATATCATTGTTCCATTTACCGATGGAATTCGTGGCATTCAAGTTGCTACAAACTTGAAAAAAGCTGTAGAGACGAACGGTAAGGAAGTCTTCAAATCCTTTGAGAAAGGTATCGTGCTTGCGCTGATCGATGAAGCGTGGAAAGAGCATTTACGTGAGATGGATGATTTGAAGCAATCCGTACAGAACGCTGTTTATGAACAGAAGGATCCGATCATTATCTATAAAATGGAGGCTTACAACTTGTTTAAGACGATGTTGGCCGGCATGAATAAGGATATTGTGAGCTTCTTGTTCAAAGGTGAGATCCCAGGACAGCAGCAAGAACCGGAAAACGTACAGGCAGCGCGTCCAGAAGCACCAAAGGTAAAGGTTAAAGAAACAAAAGAAGAGTTGGCTTCCCCAACTGGCGTATCCGAGGAAGACCTGAATACACAGGCACCACAGGTGACCCAGCCGATCCGCAAAGATCAGGAAGTTGGCAGAAACGATGAATGTCCTTGTGGTTCTGGATTGAAGTACAAAAACTGTCACGGAAAACAATAAGGATAATAAAAAATGAAATACCCAGGATTTTTAGTAAGCTGTTTACTTTTATGTGCATTGAGCAGTTCTGCACAAACACAGGAGAGTAAAGTTGTAGTAGAAAAAGATTCGTTGATCGATCTTCTTCAGCAAGCAAGAACACATTTTGCTTTAAATCCGACATCGACAAAAACGGTACCCTTGGAACCTAAAGTCCTCGATAAGTCGCGCGCATCCCGTGTGAAGGTTCGGGGCTTTAGGGTCCAAATATATTCAGGAACGAGCCGTAGTGAAGCACAAACTGTACAGAACAGCTTTATACGTCAGAATTCCGGCACCAATGCCTACTTGGACTATGTAGAACCGAACTACCGTGTTAAAGTTGGCGATTTTACCAGTCGTTCTGCAGCTACCGAGTACATGCGGCAACTCCGCGGCAGATATAGAAATGTATTCGTATTCGTTGAAGATGTATGGACCTGGCGTTAGCGGAGGAAAACCATGTCAACAACAAAACAAACCGTACAGCAATTCGCCCAATCCTTTTTTGAGGATACCCTGAACAAAAGAAGATTTCTTCACCAAAACCCCGAACTTTCTTTCGAGGAATATAACACATCAGCTTTCGTCAAGCAGGTATTGACCGACTTGTGCATACCGTTTGAATCCATGGCGGACACCGGCGTGGTGGGCTTGATCCAAGGGGAACTGCCCTCGGACAAGGTCATTGCCCTGCGTGCCGATATGGACGCACTGCCGATCACCGAGGTGGAAGGACGCAGTTACGGGTCCCAGAATATTGGCGTGATGCATGCCTGTGGGCATGATGTGCACACAGCTTCACTATTGGGGGTTGCCAGGATATTGATGGCCATGCGTGCGGAATTTGGCGGAACGGTGAAATTGATCTTTCAGCCAGGGGAGGAACGTTTGCCTGGCGGAGCATCCCTGATGATCAAGGATGGTGTGCTGGAAAACCCGAAACCTCAGGGAATAATCGGGCAGCATGTCATGCCTTTTATCGAAGCGGGGAAGGTGGGCTTTCGCTCGGGCAAGTATATGGCGTCCTGCGATGAGCTGTTCATGACCATCCGCGGTAAAGGTGGACATGGCGCGCAACCCCATCAGAATATTGACCCCATTGCGATTACTGCCCAGGTCATTACGGCCATGCAGCAGGTGGTGAGCAGAAATGCCGATCCAAGGATCCCTTCGGTCCTTTCCTGGGGCAAGATTATCGGCAATGGCGCAACCAACGTTATTCCCGACGAAGTTTACCTGGAGGGCACCTTCCGGACCTTTGACGAGAAATGGCGCGCTGAAGCCCATGAAAAGATGACAAAAATGGCTGTCGGTATTGCCGAAAGTATGGGTGCCACCTGTGATTTTCAGGTTGC is a genomic window containing:
- the secA gene encoding preprotein translocase subunit SecA — translated: MLKFLSKLFGSKSERDIKGVHPLVNKIKEEYEKLSGLTHDELRAKTTEFKERISTYLQDIDKEIDELKGQADATEDMEKKTSIYDQVDKLTKDRDKKLEEILLEILPEAFAVVKDTARRFTENKEIEVTASQFDRDLAARKPNVQVNGDKAIWKNTWNAAGTEVTWNMVHYDVQLIGGIVLHQGKIAEMSTGEGKTLVGTLPTYLNALAGQGIHIVTVNDYLARRDSEWNGPIFEFHGMSVDCIDKYQPNSPQRRQAYMSDIVYGTNNEFGFDYLRDNMTNTKEAMVQRKLHFAMIDEVDSVLIDDARTPLIISGPIPMGDQHEFHQLKPRIERLVNAQKAYINTVLNQAKKAIAENDTDPEKGGLALFRAYRGLPKNKALIKYLSEGNHRQILQKVENFYMSEQNRHMPKADAELFFVIDEKNNQVELTDKGIELITASGEDPSFFILPDVGTEIAEIEKADIALEEKAAKKEELMRDYSVKAERIHSINQLLKAYTLFERDDQYIVDEGKVKIVDEQTGRIMDGRRYSDGLHQAIEAKENVKVEDATQTYATITLQNYFRMYHKLSGMTGTASTEAGELWEIYKLDVVEIPTNKGIQRDDRQDFIYRTAREKYNAVAQEIQTLTEQGRPVLVGTTSVEISELLSRMLKLRGVKHNVLNAKLHQKEADIVAEAGRPGQVTIATNMAGRGTDIKLTEEVINAGGLAIIGTERHESRRVDRQLRGRAGRQGDPGSSQFFVSLEDPLMRLFASERISNLMVKMGVEDGEVMQHSMLTKSIERAQRKVEENNFGIRKRLLEYDDVMNSQRTVIYTKRKNALFGERLDVDLNNTIYDVVEDVVLQAKEDNSFDEFQIEVIRIFAVNPAITQDEFTSTSANNLVEKLFTQVIDHYHQKAENIANQTLPVLTNVLAERGGMIENIIVPFTDGIRGIQVATNLKKAVETNGKEVFKSFEKGIVLALIDEAWKEHLREMDDLKQSVQNAVYEQKDPIIIYKMEAYNLFKTMLAGMNKDIVSFLFKGEIPGQQQEPENVQAARPEAPKVKVKETKEELASPTGVSEEDLNTQAPQVTQPIRKDQEVGRNDECPCGSGLKYKNCHGKQ
- a CDS encoding SPOR domain-containing protein, encoding MKYPGFLVSCLLLCALSSSAQTQESKVVVEKDSLIDLLQQARTHFALNPTSTKTVPLEPKVLDKSRASRVKVRGFRVQIYSGTSRSEAQTVQNSFIRQNSGTNAYLDYVEPNYRVKVGDFTSRSAATEYMRQLRGRYRNVFVFVEDVWTWR
- a CDS encoding M20 metallopeptidase family protein, whose amino-acid sequence is MSTTKQTVQQFAQSFFEDTLNKRRFLHQNPELSFEEYNTSAFVKQVLTDLCIPFESMADTGVVGLIQGELPSDKVIALRADMDALPITEVEGRSYGSQNIGVMHACGHDVHTASLLGVARILMAMRAEFGGTVKLIFQPGEERLPGGASLMIKDGVLENPKPQGIIGQHVMPFIEAGKVGFRSGKYMASCDELFMTIRGKGGHGAQPHQNIDPIAITAQVITAMQQVVSRNADPRIPSVLSWGKIIGNGATNVIPDEVYLEGTFRTFDEKWRAEAHEKMTKMAVGIAESMGATCDFQVAKGYPFLINEPQITAASRRYAEEYLGAENVVELDLWPAAEDFAYYSQETNACFYRLGTGNVEKGITSAVHTPTFDIDETALQTSIGLMAYIALRQLEA